In Rhodothermales bacterium, a single window of DNA contains:
- a CDS encoding polyprenyl synthetase family protein translates to MKLKDIQAPISAELDDFRAYFRTAMRNDVRLLDLIVQYLLRQKGKQLRPTLVLLSAKAAGQVGESTFRGAALVELLHTATLVHDDVVDDADRRRGVFSINALWKNKIAVLLGDFLLSRGLLMALDTKEYALLHVVSDAVRRMSEGELLQIEKARKLNIDEETYFRIISDKTASLLSACTRCGAVSVGAPEETVERLSRFGESLGIAFQIRDDLFDFGANDVGKPLGIDIKEKKMTLPLIHALRHASASDRRSILRMMRSDSKSPKDLETILSFVRNSGGLEYATEEMNRHASLAREELLELPESEARNALDNLVTFTINRAK, encoded by the coding sequence ATGAAACTGAAAGACATCCAGGCTCCGATTTCAGCCGAGTTGGACGACTTCCGTGCGTACTTCCGGACGGCCATGCGCAACGACGTGCGCCTGTTGGACCTGATTGTCCAGTACCTGTTGCGCCAGAAGGGCAAGCAACTGCGTCCCACGCTCGTACTGCTTTCCGCCAAGGCCGCCGGGCAGGTCGGCGAATCCACGTTCCGGGGCGCGGCCCTGGTCGAACTGCTCCATACCGCGACATTGGTCCACGATGATGTGGTTGACGATGCAGACCGCCGTCGCGGCGTCTTCTCCATCAATGCCCTCTGGAAGAACAAGATTGCCGTCCTGCTGGGCGACTTCCTTCTCAGCCGGGGTCTGCTCATGGCCCTCGATACCAAGGAGTATGCCTTGTTGCACGTAGTATCCGATGCGGTCCGACGGATGAGCGAAGGAGAATTGCTGCAGATTGAAAAAGCCCGGAAGCTGAACATCGACGAGGAAACCTATTTCCGGATCATCTCCGACAAGACGGCCTCCCTGCTTTCCGCGTGTACCCGATGCGGAGCCGTGAGTGTAGGCGCGCCTGAAGAGACGGTGGAGCGACTGAGCCGATTCGGGGAGTCGCTCGGGATTGCGTTCCAGATCCGGGATGACCTGTTTGACTTCGGCGCCAATGACGTCGGCAAGCCCCTTGGCATCGACATCAAGGAAAAAAAGATGACGTTGCCCCTCATCCACGCCCTGCGGCATGCGTCGGCATCGGACCGGAGAAGCATCCTGCGGATGATGCGGTCGGACAGCAAGTCACCCAAGGATCTGGAGACCATCCTTTCTTTCGTCCGCAACAGCGGGGGATTGGAATACGCCACGGAAGAAATGAACCGCCATGCGTCCCTGGCGCGGGAAGAACTGCTGGAGTTGCCGGAGTCCGAGGCCAGGAATGCCCTGGACAACCTGGTTACGTTTACCATCAATCGGGCCAAATAG
- a CDS encoding alpha/beta fold hydrolase: protein MLFHRTYESSPDHSWVVFIHGAGGSSAVWFKQVRAFRPDFNILLVDLRGHGRSADYDGQGRPYTLNSIAEDVMDVLDHAGIRSAYFVGVSLGTILIRTLVDLYPDRIRAAVYAGAVAGFTPVARALVASGHFLKYIVPFSTLYGMLAWIIMPGRKAREARAVFRREAKSVRPDEFRRWMRMTREVNGRMRAWADAAKSCPSMYIMGARDYLFLPPVRRIVAASPNARLEVLQGAGHVCNIEQPRRFNRLATAYLSEMDGSIWPD, encoded by the coding sequence ATGCTGTTCCATCGTACATATGAATCGTCTCCCGACCATTCCTGGGTGGTCTTCATCCACGGTGCGGGAGGGTCTTCGGCCGTCTGGTTCAAACAGGTGCGGGCTTTTCGTCCCGATTTCAACATCCTGCTGGTTGACCTCCGGGGACACGGTCGTTCGGCCGATTACGACGGGCAAGGTCGGCCGTATACCCTCAACTCCATTGCCGAGGACGTGATGGACGTGTTGGATCACGCAGGGATCCGATCCGCCTACTTCGTGGGTGTATCCCTGGGCACCATCCTCATTCGGACCCTGGTCGATCTGTATCCCGACCGGATCCGGGCGGCCGTGTATGCGGGAGCCGTTGCCGGTTTCACACCGGTGGCCCGAGCGCTGGTGGCATCCGGTCACTTCCTGAAGTACATCGTGCCCTTCAGTACGTTGTACGGTATGCTGGCCTGGATCATCATGCCGGGGCGGAAAGCCCGCGAAGCCCGTGCCGTTTTCCGACGCGAGGCGAAGTCCGTGCGACCGGATGAATTCCGCCGGTGGATGCGCATGACTCGCGAGGTCAACGGACGGATGCGTGCCTGGGCCGACGCCGCGAAATCGTGCCCGTCCATGTATATCATGGGTGCCCGGGACTATCTGTTCCTGCCGCCGGTTCGTCGCATCGTGGCTGCGAGTCCGAATGCCCGGCTGGAAGTCCTGCAGGGAGCCGGGCATGTCTGCAACATCGAGCAACCGCGACGTTTCAACCGGCTGGCCACGGCGTATCTGTCAGAGATGGACGGCTCTATTTGGCCCGATTGA
- a CDS encoding MBL fold metallo-hydrolase: protein MRVQFWGVRGSIPVPGPETMKYGGNTPCLTVSLDESHTLILDAGTGLAAYGRTLPEREHTYIVALSHVHWDHIHGFPMFAPLMAAGTRVVFLTGMEPSFMDHLLSQMDGIHFPVPADAFPVRWEQDSGSGQATLGPLGVAFSWMPVNHSGTCFAYRISGPEGDLVYMTDNELGPEHADVVAFCRDADVLVHDAQYTAAERSRKTGWGHSFVPDVCRLAEQAGVRELILFHHDPIRTDVELDAIQAQARAILGPSIACVAAAEGMHREL from the coding sequence ATGCGCGTTCAATTCTGGGGGGTGCGGGGCTCCATTCCGGTCCCGGGTCCCGAGACCATGAAATACGGCGGCAACACGCCCTGCCTGACGGTATCCCTCGACGAGTCCCACACGCTCATCCTGGATGCCGGAACGGGCCTTGCCGCCTACGGTCGCACGCTTCCCGAGCGGGAGCACACGTACATCGTTGCCCTTTCGCACGTCCACTGGGATCACATCCACGGGTTTCCCATGTTCGCGCCCCTGATGGCGGCCGGCACCCGGGTTGTTTTCCTGACCGGGATGGAGCCGTCCTTCATGGACCATTTGCTTTCCCAGATGGACGGGATCCACTTTCCGGTGCCGGCCGACGCATTCCCTGTCCGCTGGGAACAGGATTCCGGATCGGGCCAGGCGACCCTTGGCCCCTTGGGGGTGGCGTTTTCCTGGATGCCCGTGAACCACTCCGGGACGTGTTTCGCCTACCGTATTTCAGGACCGGAGGGTGATCTGGTCTACATGACGGACAACGAGCTGGGCCCGGAGCACGCAGACGTGGTCGCGTTCTGCCGGGATGCGGACGTACTGGTCCACGATGCCCAATACACCGCAGCGGAACGATCCCGAAAAACGGGCTGGGGTCACAGTTTCGTACCGGATGTTTGCCGGCTCGCTGAGCAGGCCGGAGTCCGTGAGCTCATCCTGTTCCACCACGATCCGATTCGGACCGATGTGGAACTGGACGCCATCCAGGCACAAGCCCGCGCCATTCTCGGTCCTTCGATTGCCTGCGTTGCAGCCGCCGAAGGCATGCACAGGGAGTTGTGA